The nucleotide sequence aaaggagccctcaagccataagacattgggcatcttgcccaccatggcacctccgcactccgcctggttgccgcgcaccaccttcggcttgacattgaaattCTTGCGCCATAGGCCGAAACGGgagcggatgcggaggaaagcctcgcacacgacgataaacgccgagatgttgaggatgaagttcggggccagatcatggaaatccaggccgtagtagcaCATGAGTCCCCAgatgaatgggtggataggaaagcccagtccgcggaggaagtggggaaggaacactaccctctcatggggccttggggtggggaggagctgcccctcttcgggaagccggtacgcgatgtcgttagacaagtatcccgccttcctcagttttttgatgtgtccctccgtgacggaggagaccatccacttgcctcccgctccggacatggctggagaaggttgaggtggggagtgcggacttggacgttggagctcgagtgcgcgaaaatggataggcaaaggaggaagaaggcgtaggtgaaaaggtggatccttatccccttatatgggtggacgcaactacgtgtccccaccagcctggtaaaactcgcttatctccaaacgccgtaatcaatggcgcagttgggttacccacgcccgtattgatgagaatcccggaataaggggacacgatctctactttaacaagacgtgccaaggaaactgcctcgcatgacgcactgaggtgggataataaaacgattcgaataaaggcttggccgtggtgcgtcacactatggaatacgtcagcagattagatttgtgtaaatattattctctctatggcaatatgtggaaacttattttgcagagccggacactatctttgtgttcaaaatcttctatgaagtgcttggaggaggaacccgccttgcaatgccgaagacaatctgcgcgccggactcgtcgtcattgaagcctggttcaggggctactgagggagtcctggattagggggtgtccgaatggccggactataccttcagccggactcctggactatgaagatacaagattgaagacttcgtcccgtgtcctgaatggactttccttgtcgtggaaggcaagcttggcgatgcggatatgtagatctcctaccattgtaaccgactttgtgtaaccctaaccctctccggtgtctatataaaccggagggttttagtccgtaggacaacatatagaacaacaattataccataggctagcttctagggtttagcctctctgatctcgtggtagatctactcttgtactacccatatcatcaatattaatcaagcaggacgtagggttttacctccatcaagagggcccgaacctgggtaaaacttcgtgtcccttgcctcctgttaccatcctgcctagacgcacagttcgggaccccctacccgagatccgccggttttgacaccgacacccgttgtTCAAGCGTCAGTGCCTTctttggcttggtcgcggtggcggtcttgcgcggggcacgaggcttgcctttcccagagggggcggcggcgccggacgaGGTGAGGGAGGCGAGGTcttcggcggcggcgaggtcgatgGCGTCCTCCATGGCGGGGTGTGGGGCGGGAGCGCGCGCGGGCGGGAGTGTTTTTGGTAAAATGGGGGGAAATGGTGGTGGTTGCCACTGACCAGCGGACCTggggagaggagtaggcgcgcgcgcgtccgtctcgtgtccgcgccgacacaaatccggctcaaaattgggtcgggaatgggtcgcccgcggacgaaaagcggacgcccGTCCGTTTGGGTTGGCTTGTTAGGCCAAtttttctgtccgcgccgacccaaacggatggcggcggccgaaatgggtcgccccattggagttggtTTAAGCCACGGCGATCGCGTCGGGCATAAGTGTGTGCGCACGGGACGGATCGGGAGCGTGGCGGGCGGGCGTAGAGTAGGGTAGGGGCGCGCACGAGTGCATGCGTGGCGCCGGACCTGGTGTAGACGTTGGCGAGCTGGTCAGGGTGACCGAGTCGTGTTCATTGCGGGCTCGCCGCGACCCGGGCGCGATCATGCGAGGGGTGGGTGCGGCCAGAGTGGGCCGGACCGAGCGCTTGGGCGGGTGCAGATGTGAGAATCATGTCCAGCGTCTGCCTCGGGTACAAAGCCCTCGAGGGGCTTGTTGTAATGGGTGTGGTATCGAGTGTGAGCTCGTGGAGTTGGCGCCGTTGCGCTGGGAAAAACCATTATGTCTCCTttgtccttcttcctcctccgatcttcttcttccttgtgtcACTCGAGTGCAGCAgactgtgagagagagagagagagaaagctagGGCAAAGAGTGGAAACAACAAAATATTCTCTTTCATAACCGGAAATTTCATTAACAAATCCTAAAATTCATATGATTACCTGTAATGTAAAATCTAGTCTAAATCTTCGCCCACATCCGTGCTTCCATGAGCCCCGAGAAGTGAAGGTACGGTCTCTTACAAGGAAGAGTAAGACATGGAACACAAACTCACCCACATGTGACACGAGGCACCGCCGTcacccatgccctactcttcctggTCGAGGCTCGCAACCTGGACATCGTCGGTCAAGGTGAGGTCCGCCATAGACGTGGATGGGCCGGCCTCGTGGTCGAAGCCCGACGCCACCACCCCGCGGTTGCAGTGCCAGGGCTTCCGGTCACCTGTTGCGGCTCCGCCTGCGCGGCCTCGATAGCGTGGGCCGGCCGCAGCCTCCCTCTCACAGTGGGCACGCCTCGCCTCGGCAACAGATGGACTGTAAAGCATGTCGGCGTTCACCTCCAACTTGGAGCCTGACGCCGCGGGGATGATGCGCCACAAAAGGGGTTGTGACGTCAGACGGTGGTGACCAAGTCCGTCGAGGACGGGGTCACGCACCTCGAGCCACCAGCCTCGATGGATTCGACTGCCATTTGCGCGGACGAAATGGATTCCCGCCGGATCGAATCCGACCGTGATCAAGCGCATTCCTGCCGGAGGCGACAGAGAGCCATGCGGGCGACCATCTTCTCTCGCCCCTGCATGAGACGAGGTCCCAATCGACGGATAAGAGATCTCGGAGTCAGATCTGATGTCTGTCATGTCGGAGAGGTCGGAGATCATCGAAACAAAGCTAGTggagtggagtggctagggtttcgTCTGGGATACGGATAAGGACGAATATACATGGGTTAGGGTGGACCAGCTTGGGCCGGGTCCGAATCCGACATCCGGACCTCCCCAtatctatctcacatatgagctgaATATAAAGGGTGTTGGTCAGTCCGAACGTATAAAGATAATACGAGGGGTGCTTGGATTGGGACTTTAGGACCGGTGATGCTGTTCATCCGGCTATAGATAGTTTAGTAGACGGTGAACTGCTCATGGCCTGCACGGCGACACACGCGTTTGGTGGCAGCCGCGCAGTCGCTCGGTCGGCAAACGGTGGTTCCCCGTAAACCTCGCAATATTTTGTCAGCTGGTTGTATCGGAGAACGAGCCGGGCATTTGGTTCTTCCTCGGGATTTCAgactttttgatttctacctttactACTAGTGGTGTTcattaaaaattcccactaatcTCTTCCCTGGGAGGGCTGGTAATTCAGCCGGAGAATGAGAATTAGGCTTTGTTTGATTCATAAGTCttaggacttttttaagtcccaatTTATAAGTCTCAAGTTTTTAATAAGTCTCTatctgtttggttcctgggacttaacATGAACTAAAAGACCATATTATAACTATAAGTCTCTATAAGCCTCTCCttaagagtcttatttcataaatCCCAAATACCAACTTTAAGTCTCTATAAATCCCTTCCGCTTGGTTTAGATGAGACTTATAAAGGCTTTTTTAAATTTCTAAACCAATAAGTCCCCGAAAACAAACACCCTTTTAATAAAGAAAAAGAGGATTGTTCGTTGTGCCAGACAAAGGGGTGGTTCAGTTTTGTACCTAAACAAACGTGTCGTCAACATCTTCTGTTACTTTGGCTCACGAACCAAAGAGAGGAAATTATTTTCTTGTTAAATTCCTACAAGTAATTCCCAGCAGGCACCAAACGTGAGACTAGCACTAAGAGTCCACTTCCGAAGCCTAATTCTTCAACAAACTCCCCCTTATGAACTCATATTTCATTTCCCTTAAACTAATtcttctgtttctaaatataagtttttttaaagattttaatacAGACCAtatgcagatgtatatagacatattttagattataaattcactcatttttctATGTATGTAgaccatattgaaatctctaaaaaaacttatatttaaaaaTAAAGGAAGGACCAAACATGCTGCTAGTACTTGTCTATGCACAAAGTGATATCCAACGGTGGCCCCTATATGTCCGGATACACTACATTCAATTTCGTAGATATTTATCTTGGCTGAAACGTACTGTATCTACATTGACATAGTTCATACCCAGAAACCAAAAAATTTTCCGTGTACTCAGAAACCAGGTTGACAGGCTGAAGCGTACTGTGTGAGGCCCTATACACGGCAAAAACGACAAATTTGATATGTAAACGAAACAATATCACAAAATGAACCATTGACGAAAAAATTCATCCACCTGATCCTTTTATGTAGTGCCTGACAGTTAGGCGTCACATTACACTGTACAGGCATTACACACCTGGCAGCGTCGCAGGTTGTCTGAAAAATGCTAAGTCAGTGCATAACACCCGAGAGCTAGGCTCTACACGAAACAATGTAGTGCCTAGCGTTAGACGCTGCACTAGTGGCCGCTTCAAGATGTAGTGGCAAATAGTGCAGCCACTAATGCAACACCTAAACACTAGACGCTGATTTAGCAATTTTCATGCAGTCCAGGATGCGACGCTGGCTAGGCGTGTAGCGCTTGTCAGTCAGGCACTGCACATTACAGTGTGGCGCCTAACTGTGGGCACTACACAAAAGAGTCAGCCGGGTAAAAAAATTACATCAACAGTTCATTTTGTGATATTGTTTCATCCAGAATAGTGATTTTGGCCTCTATGCGCATCATTCACCGCCAGTCACCAATACTGACCTCAGCATCCACATCGTGATGAGCATATATAATTGATCCGATACAAATCAAGCGCTGTGCAGTTTGTTGGGTGCTCAGGCACTACTACCTCTGCTGTACCTTTGAGCCGCGACACATTATTTCTGATAATAACAAATAAACACGGCATATCCGCAACAAATAACCAGGAAGAAAGTTTGCGGAGAGCAAATAGCTCAATAAACAGCATCTTTATTAGAAACAAGCAAATCCGATTCCATCTTTCACTCTCGTATTTACTTGGAAGGCCTCTCATCTCTCCTTATTTCTTTTTATAAACGAGTATCATCATATCTAAGTGGAAATATCATATCCAGTATTATTGATTCGCTGTAGCAGCCGCAGAGTTGCGCCTACTCCCAACAGGACCAGCAAGATATGATGCAGAGGCTGGGATCAGTATTTCCGGAGTACTTGCTCCATAATTAGTGCGCTTTGCGAACGCCAAAAGCTCTTCAGTATTTACATGGCAGGTCTAGTGGCTGCTCCAGCAGGACCAGCTTGTCGCAGCAGCTGCATGGTAACCATACATACATCAATAAGCAAATTGATGGAAATGATCAACTGTTATGACACCAAGACAGACACGGCGGTGCCTCAAGGGTTACCTGGAAATAGGATTCTAGTTTCTGCCTCAGGATGGCATGCTCCCTCTTCAGTTTCTGGAGAGACCCCATGCAACTGCATACCAGAATAAAGCACATGCGTAAGTAACGGCTGTTTTCATCATAGGACAGCTATGCAGCGAACTCATGGCGCATTTTGGTTTTATAACAACGACAAAGTGGCATGGAGTTCTTTTCTTTTCCAAGTCAAGATATTCTGAAAAACAATAGAGATAAAGCCCACAAAGAAGTAATGCATCGACATGGTTTAGGGTGAGAGACGGACCCTTCAACATTTCGTTGCCCACAATTATCCCTGAATGACATGCATTCATTCTTCATCCTAGAAGCACCGATGCTGCACCAAATTGTCAAATGTCAATGATAGATCAAATGTATAGTTATTAAAATAACTGTTTAGACGCATGCTTTCTTGCAGCATGCAAAATGAACTCAGAAACTTGAGAATTTGCAAAATGTTGATAGCTGCACACTGTGAGCTTTTGCTTGGCAACGACATGCACATTTAGCAGTCAATTATCTGAATATGGCAATACGAGTTTCTCCGCTAATAATATAGCGGTGTGGCCATATGGGATCTCAGTACAAAGACATTCGACGGAGGTATTTCACACAAACCAAGAATGCTTAAGCTGGAGAATTAAAGACAACTACAGTTAGCCTCCATCTTCATTTGGAGAAAAAATGCTTCGGGTGCATCAGCTTCCCCACGTGCTTAACTAAACTACAGTCATGCTGGTTCTTGTGGTATGCGGAACAATGAAGCTAAAGGCCTATGAGCTGAATCCGCATCATAAGGAAGTGGACAAAGATATCTAGTAGAAATTGTGGAACTACCTGGAACAGCTGCCTTTCAGTTGCTGCATGTATGCATCCCACCTGTTGAAATCTCTGGGGTACTTCTCCCTGCAGTGATTTCATGTCTACCATTACCACTTGCATGGTCTATCATTCACTAAAGGGAGCTCTTATTCATATACTTGGTACTTACAGAGCTTGCTCAAGGTTTGATATTAGCCTGCCAGAATCTTTAAAGAACACCACCACAACTTCTTCCACAAAATTAGGGCTAGCTTCATCCTGCAAGTCCTCCACCTGACGAAATTGCTCATCAAGGTGGCCCTGTCAAAAATGTTTGTTTCCAAATCAGCATGTGATTTGTCAAAGAAAACATGAAAAAGAAGTAGATGACTGGCAATGGGATAACAAACGGGGGAGCTTCCTGAATAAACGTAAGATATATTATTGAGAGAGAAAATAGCAGAGAATTGACTGCATGCCtgatcaaagaggccctttttcaAAGATGCAGCTTGTCGCCTCAAATTAGAATAATCCATTTATATGAAAGAACGAGTGAAAAAGTGGCAAAGTGAAGTTCGTACAGGTAAGAGCAAGCTTCACAATGCACATATAACTTGTAGGAGACGGATATAGAGAAGTTGAACCTTGGATGCATATATATAGCTGTGGAGGCTGTTACTATTTGCCCACCAAACATAAGTGAAGTGCAGATATTCTAACCTCTGGATAGCAAAGGTTAGCATCTTGCATGCGTAGGTGATTTGAATGCCACGGTGTGCAAAAGCTATCCACATTTTGGAGAGCGACTTGAATATATGCGGATTCCCGTAGGCTGTAGCTCTTCATAAGATATACAGCGGTTCAAGTAGAACAAGTGTGAGGAAACCATTAGAGGTTTGAACCACTCCAGATTGGTTTGGTTTATCACTACGACAGCTCAAAGCGATGGAGAGTAATATCCAGTTTCAAGGCACATGAAAGCACTGTTTGCTTGTAAAGTAACATGGCATATCCACACCTAAAGCCAGATATCATATTGTTTTAGTGCCCCTCTACATGCAGTAAATACATTTTGATTAGAGTGAAGTTCAAACGAATTTGCAGCCTCACATGCTAAACTTTCTCATGATTGATTGCCAAGAAGTCAGAGAATACCACATTTAAATAAGTGGAGAAGTCCCAACTTCAATTTGTTTTGTTTCATTATCAGATGAAAAAAGAACCAGTTCAAAAGGAAATTAATCAAGCCTGAGATTACAATTCAGTTAAGATAGTGTTCCTACAATTTGTTAAATCACACAAGTTACAATAGAAACAACAGTTTGAGCTTTCATTTGCTAACACCTACTTATCTAATAGCCTACCACACGACCTGAGATAAGCCTAGATGGCAGCTTTTCCTAACTCCCTAAAGGTACCAAACTCGTATATGCAAAGCACAGTCAATGACTAAATCAAGGGTAAATCAAGCAGTGTTCTCATTCTGCGTCTATCAATATCGAATTGGTGTTCAACTAATACCTCTTGGGCAAGCAACCTAACACAAAAAACTGATTCACTCACCTAAAAAAGATGAAAATATGATTAGCTTACATCGGTATCTTGTTCAGCTAATGGCTAACTGCTTTGCGTGTAAATAACAATAGGATACTGTGACCTTTATGTGTAAAGTTGTCCTTAGATTTCAGGGAAAAAAATCTGTATGCGACAAACTGTCATAGGTCGCATTGTTATCGGACAAAGGGGGGAAGATAATACAAGATATCTTTTTGTGCCCCTCAAAGTTCAAACATGTTCTTGTGATAAAATCTGAGAGAACAATGGAGAATTAGAACAGATCCACCAAATGCTTACTTTGAGCCTCAGCCAAAGAAAAGTTGGACAAAGAAACAAATCGCAATAGTTCCTTCCAATTGTTATAGAAAAAGGATCACAGCACACTGGACCACGTGGCAAAAACAACGATTTTTCGCAGAAGGAGTAAAATAGATTCATTCAATGATTGGTCCTATGATTGCTCTTCACCCCTAGTCAGCATCACAACTTGATAATAGTATCTGCCATGGATAAAAGAAATTGAAATAACCAGAAAGCCTATACAGGGAACAGCTCAGGAAAAAGCACGTTCCGGGTTGATCATTGCCATGAGAGTAAATGGAGACAACTATTTTCTACCTGCAAGCTACACAGTCAGTACCGTCCCTGAATGACGCTTGCATATACAGAAGGATAAATTCcttatatatatatcattttttgcAAATCCCTCATTCTGACTGCCAAGGTGGGTCCGCAAAGATACCAAAGCACAATCTCACTATCCATCCCTACAGAGACATCCCTTTCCCTTTGGCCAGTGAACATTCTTGTGGCATATCTGTCTGTCTACAAGACCATTGTTCACCATGCTCACGGCATTTTTAGCAAGCAACCAAACTATATCGCCGTTCTGCTATCAAATACTCAATAGCCACCAACTTCTTTCTGTAAAACCACATCGAGGATTGTGCTCTTGTTGAAGTGCATATGTGGATTTCCTAGCCCTTTCCACCAGTTCGGACTTTTgattgcgttggctagtgcatgaagcttaacatggtatcagggcccaaggtcttgagttcaagttcTGGCTTTCGCGATTTGTCCAAAAATTGGTACTGCCCCCTGTGTCCAAGTATAGGCCTCACCTCTGAGTCTATTCACGTGCTGACTTCCCGCGTCACACGTGAGAGAGCGTGTTGAAGtatatatgtggattgcctaggcCTTTCCATCAATTCGgtcttttggttgcgttggctagtttTAAGCATTTAGAAAGAAAGAAACTTCTCATACCCTTATCATTTGCTACAGAATTTGAGTTTTCACTCTGATGTCCTTTTGCAGATAGAATGAGCAAACACGAAGCCTCAAGGTAAAACTTAGATATCTCTGCACATCACATATATCTGCTTCCACGTGTCGAGGTTATCCATGCTCTATGGCTTATGCAACCAAGCCGTCAGAAATCCCTTTATAGCATCGATGTATGCAAATTCCATAGTCTAAATCTAGCATACGTGTAGCTCAGCATGATCTAGATTTGTGGCAGTACCTCCAAAAGCATGTTTATGTCTTTATCATATCTATGGTCAATTGGTCCTCCAAAAGGAGATGCTTTCTTGGTTTTGTTTTGCATGTATGATTCATTACTTTTGACAGCTTAGTTGGTATCTGTTCTCAGCTTCTTGCCTACGTGTATGTAGATTTGCCTCATTATTCCCTCACACTCAAAATCCACACAGAAACTGAAGAACCTATCTATTTCCGGGGTTTTTTTTTCTGCATTGATAGTAACTTAAAAGTAACCTATCAATGCACATCCACCGTTGGTTCTAACACATCTAAAATAAGTTTTGAGGCCAGACTGTGGTCTGAGACCACCAATCCAACCATGAGATCAGCAAActaattaaatatttccctagTTCAGTTGATGCACAACCAGAGCTCAACACCTGGCAGCAACGAGACTGAGGAAATACATGACATTAAACACCAGAACCACAAGCAATCGACTTGCTCTGCATACATATAAACTGTGTGAAAGATAGAACCCAACACTAGAAGTTAAGTGAAATACCATTTAAGTGTGTGCTATCATTTTCATTCCAGTAGTAGAAAATAAAGATCACGCGGTTTTTAGCCATCTCGCATCTTGCCTTGATTGATTCAATGTCACATAAGAACAGATTCCTTCATGGCGACATCCATGAGGGGGGCCAACTAGGCAAGCGACGGAAAGCTCTGCACTACGCCAAGGGGAGCCTAGAGATCGACACGACACCCTGATTCCTCGACAGCAACCTCCACGGTCGCTGCCGGCATCCATCCACGACCGGATGGGCGCGCCGACCCGCTCGACGCCGTTCGGAGCGCAGCCGCAGGTTCCGCATCCGGAATTGGCAAAAGGGGGGCAGAAGGGTAAACACGATGCTCGGGAAAAGGCGGCGGGAGAGCGAGTGCGGCGTCTCTGCTTGCTAATAGGGCATGAGAGATGATTCTTGCAGATGGTGGAGTGGTTAGTGAGTTACCGCCGGGAGGCGCCGGACGGGGGAGATGCGGCCACCAGCGCCTGCGGGCCGCGGCGGACGATTTGGGTGTCTTTTGCGGGTGCTGCTCC is from Triticum aestivum cultivar Chinese Spring chromosome 3A, IWGSC CS RefSeq v2.1, whole genome shotgun sequence and encodes:
- the LOC123061942 gene encoding pseudo histidine-containing phosphotransfer protein 5, with translation MDYSNLRRQAASLKKGLFDQGHLDEQFRQVEDLQDEASPNFVEEVVVVFFKDSGRLISNLEQALEKYPRDFNRWDAYMQQLKGSCSSIGASRMKNECMSFRDNCGQRNVEGCMGSLQKLKREHAILRQKLESYFQLLRQAGPAGAATRPAM